The Lujinxingia vulgaris DNA window CGGAGGCGGCGATGTACCACTTCATCAGCGGGTATACGGCGAAGGTGGCCGGCACCGAGATGGGCGTGACCGAGCCCAAGGCGACCTTCTCAGCGTGCTTCGGCGCGGCGTTCCTGGTGTGGCACCCGATGCGTTACGCCGAGCTTTTGGCCGAGAAGATGCGCCAGCACGGCGCGAAGGCCTGGCTTGTGAACACCGGCTGGAGCGGCGGCGCCTACGGCACCGGCAAGCGCATGAGTCTGAAGCACACCCGCGCTATCATCGACGCCATCAACTCCGGTGAGCTAGCCGATGCGCCGACGGTGAGCGATCCGCTCTTCAAGGTCGATGTCGTCACCGAAGTGAAGGGCGTGCCCTCCGAGGTGCTCGTGCCTCGTAAGACCTGGGCCGATGCGGATGCCTTTGAGGCGACCGCGCGTAAGCTCGTGGGTCTGTTCGAAGCGAACTTCGAGCAGTACGCCGACCAGGCCGGTGAGGCCATTCTTAAGGCGGCGCCCTCGCTTAAGGGGTGACGTAAGGTGTTGAAAGTAGTGGCTTAAGTGCCGGTTGAGGGCGCGGTCTCCGAGGAGGAGATCGCGCCTTCGACGCTCTGGCGGGTCGCTTCCAGCGCGGCGCTGATGGCCTCGGCGTTGTGGCGAGGCAGGCTCTCGGCGATGAGGTGATCGCGGTGGGCGCGCAGCGCCTGGGCTGAGCCCTCGGGTTGGGAGGCAATCTGGGGGGCGTACTCGTCGAGCAGCGCGGCGACGCGCTCCATCTCCACCGGGGTCATCGGGCCGACGCGCGCCAGCGCGCGGGCCTGAAGCAGGGGAAGTTGCGCGCGCGCCTCCTCGGGGTTCCAGTCGCCGAGCTGCCGCTGCTCAAGGTGCGACTCCAGCGCGATGATGGCCGGGTCGAAGGGGTCGTAGCTCGCTTCAGCGCGAGGGCTCTCGTGCTGAATGGACATGTCGACCTGCGGCAGAACAATCGAGAGGAGGATCAAAAGGGCGCAGGCCGTCCAGATCCAGCTGGCTTTGATACGTACGGGCATAGATGAGATTCGATCGGCTAAGAAGTTCAGCGCTGGCGCGCCTCCCAGCGCTCCACAAGGTCGCGCTGGTGGGCCAGCATGGCGCCCAGGCTCTTGCGTCGCAGGTGGTCGAGGCGCTCGCTGAGTTGCTGCCACTGCCCCACGTAGAGGTTGAGCCACTGGTTGTTGAGCTCGCCACGCATCAAGGGTGCGGCGTCGACGAGCGGTACGTCGAGCAAACGCTCACCGAGGCTCGCTTCATCCTCAAAGCCGTGAAGTGAGGGAATGGGCGGGCCCTGGTAGAGGGCCTGGTCGAGCGTGGTGTGGGTGCCGACCAGAGTCTCGAAGATCCACTGAATGGCGTCTTCGTCAAGCTCCTCATCGGCGACAAGGTGGGTGACGCGGGCCAGCGAGGGGCTGTGTTTGCGCATCCAGCGGGCCAGGCGCTGGAGGTGATCGTGGAAGCGGTAGCGCGCCTCAAGCTCGTTGAGCGTGTCGTCGCCAAGCCGGGCTGCGATGACCAGGTGGGCGTGCATCAGGTCGGCGTCGAGTTGGGCGAACCAGCGCTGTTCGGCCTGCGGGTCGCGACCGCAGTCGGCTCCGGGTGGGCAGGGGCGCGCGCCGGCGCTGCTGCGCAGCGGGCGAGCGTTGCCATGAGCGGCCGCCGGCTGGGCAGTGAGCTGCGGGAGCTGGGAGGCCAGGCGCTCGGCGGCCTGGTCAAGCGTGGGGCCGATAAGGTCCTGCAGCCATGCGGTCATCGTCTGATCGTCGCTGTCTTCGGCGGCGGCGGCGTCAAAGACTTCATCGAGTTGGCCGAACTCCACGTAGCGGTGTCCGAAGACGACTTTTTCCCGCGGGTTGAGCAGGACCTCGGCGTGTTCGCCATCGAGGAACTCCTGCAGATCGTGGGCGTGATGGGTGGGGGCGGCCTCGCCGAACTCCAGCGCGTTGATGCCGCGGGTCAGCGCGTGGCGAAGGCTCTGCGGATCGTCGAAGAGGGTCCAGGCGGAGCGCTCGTCGAAGTCGGTGCGCACGTAATGATGACGGGCGTGGGCTTCGCGCACGTGGTGGGGCGGGTGCGAATCGAAAAGATCAGCGCGCTCGCCAGCGTCGGCCGGATCGAAGACCCAGTCAAAGCGTTGCGGATCGTCGGGGAGTGCCGGGGGCAGACCGAGGGTCGTGTCGCCCAGGCGCTCGCGCATCGAGTGCATCAGCTCTTCGTGGTGCAAAAAGAAGTCGTCGGTGCGCAGCCCCTCAAAGGAGGCTTGCTCCAGGTCGTAGCAGGTCTGGGCGTAGCAGCGGTCGGCCCAGTCGGCGCGCTTAAGCGCATGCACAAGGGCGTCGCTGCCGGTGAGGCGCACCGCGACGCGGTCGGCGTGCAGCTCCATCTGCCGGCTCACCGAGGCGTCCAGGCGCTCCAGCGCTGAGAGGGCCCGGCGAGCGATGCCGCGCACCAGCGCGGTGATCGTGTTGAGCAGAAGGGGCAGCCCCAGCCCGCGGTGCCAGCGAGTCTGCCAGCGGGCAAGCGCCCGATCGATGGGGTCGCGCTCCTCGACGAGCTGACGCAGGATCTCGGCGACGACGTACACGTAGTGCGTCAGACGCATGGAGCGCTGCGAGAAGTGGCCAAGCTCGTGGGCGAGCACGGCCTCAAGCTCGGTGCGGTTGAGCGTGTTGATGAGCCCCAGGCCGATGAGCAGGTTTTTGCGCACCGGGAAGATCAAGTTGAGCAGCGACGCGTCGAAAAAGACCCCGGCGTTGACCTGCGGACAGGCGTAAACGCGGTGGGGCAGCGGCGCGCCGGCGCGCTTGCTCAGATCGATGAGGTAAGAAAAGAGCTCCGGCTCGGACTCGGCGCTGAGTTCAATGAACTCCGAGCGGTCGACCTTCTGGCGGTGAAAGAGGCCCTTTAAGAGGACCAGCGCCAGGGGGAGCAGGAGCAGGACGGTGAGCGACCCGAGCACGATATCATCGAGCTGAATGGGGCCGCTTAACACCCGGGTTACGACCACGACGGTGGCCGCCACGCTTAAGATCAGCGCGCCGAAGTAGAGCACGAGCAGGCTGACCAGGGCCAGGGCCAGAAGACCCACGCGCAGCAGGTAGGCGCCGTTGAGTTGAAGGGCGTGGCGAGGCACTGAGACCGGCGAAGAGCCGGGGGCCGGGCCAAGAGCAGGGACGAAGCGGTGGAGCCAAGAACGATACATGAAGACCTCCCAAGGGCTGACAAAACGTCTATCCTGGGAAAGCCCACCTGATACTACCTGGACTTCAGGGCTTTCGAGCTAGCTCGCCGGCGGTTGCGCGAACCAGGAGTGGATTACACTGATACTGGAAAATTTCCAGTCTGCTTGAAGTATAGAACGAATTACCCTGAGGTCAAAATTTTTTGCTGAGATCGTGTTTTCGCGGGAGCAAGAAAAAAAGATGCCGCCCGGAGAAGAGCGGCATTAGGTGTGACGTGATTCTGTCTAAGGTGTTGATTTTTAAGAGGTATGTGTCGCAAGGGCGTGGCGAGGATTCAACGATCGCCTGTAGGCAAAGGCAGATAAGCCACCGCTTTCATCTCGATCGCCAGATTGGGATGCGGGAGCTGGTGGACGGCCACAGTGGTGCGGGTGGGGCCGGTCTCCGCGTTGAAAAATTCGTTGTAGACGGCGTTGTAGCCGGCGAAGTCGTCCATATCGATGAGGAAGGTGGTGATGTCGACCAGGTCCTCGAGTCCGGCGCCGGCTTCCTGCAGGATGCGGCCGATGTTTTCGATCACCGCACGGGTCTGCGCGGCGACGTCGCGGTGGATGGTGCCGTCGTCGTCGATGCGCACGC harbors:
- a CDS encoding RidA family protein — translated: MTTRAYTIDGRAPALAHYPHARRVGDLIFVSGVSSRRPDNTHVGVRIDDDGTIHRDVAAQTRAVIENIGRILQEAGAGLEDLVDITTFLIDMDDFAGYNAVYNEFFNAETGPTRTTVAVHQLPHPNLAIEMKAVAYLPLPTGDR
- a CDS encoding M48 family metallopeptidase, with protein sequence MYRSWLHRFVPALGPAPGSSPVSVPRHALQLNGAYLLRVGLLALALVSLLVLYFGALILSVAATVVVVTRVLSGPIQLDDIVLGSLTVLLLLPLALVLLKGLFHRQKVDRSEFIELSAESEPELFSYLIDLSKRAGAPLPHRVYACPQVNAGVFFDASLLNLIFPVRKNLLIGLGLINTLNRTELEAVLAHELGHFSQRSMRLTHYVYVVAEILRQLVEERDPIDRALARWQTRWHRGLGLPLLLNTITALVRGIARRALSALERLDASVSRQMELHADRVAVRLTGSDALVHALKRADWADRCYAQTCYDLEQASFEGLRTDDFFLHHEELMHSMRERLGDTTLGLPPALPDDPQRFDWVFDPADAGERADLFDSHPPHHVREAHARHHYVRTDFDERSAWTLFDDPQSLRHALTRGINALEFGEAAPTHHAHDLQEFLDGEHAEVLLNPREKVVFGHRYVEFGQLDEVFDAAAAEDSDDQTMTAWLQDLIGPTLDQAAERLASQLPQLTAQPAAAHGNARPLRSSAGARPCPPGADCGRDPQAEQRWFAQLDADLMHAHLVIAARLGDDTLNELEARYRFHDHLQRLARWMRKHSPSLARVTHLVADEELDEDAIQWIFETLVGTHTTLDQALYQGPPIPSLHGFEDEASLGERLLDVPLVDAAPLMRGELNNQWLNLYVGQWQQLSERLDHLRRKSLGAMLAHQRDLVERWEARQR